actgttctcagcattatcttccaagctccaaCAGAACAGTTCACAGAGATCTCAACACTTTTCTAGCTGTAAATTCCAAAGTTCTTCCATAATCCTCCCGaaaacaacatggtcaggtctgtcacagcaatgccGTATAATGCTGGCACCAATTTCtatcttagggttactattactATGGTGACACACCGTAACTAAatgcagcttggggaggaaaaggcctACACACCTGGAGGAACAGATCACTGAGCAAAGCTAAGGCGAGAACTTGAACCTGATGGAAACCTGGAGGCAAAagccgatgcagaggccttggaggagtGCTGCATACTGGTTGGTTTCTCATGGCTTATTAAGCccgctttcttataaaacccagaactAGCAGCCCATGGGTGGTACCACCCCCTGGGTCCTCCCTcagcaatcactaattaagaaaatgccttacatgtcagatcttatagaggcattttctcaagtgtgGTTGCTTCGTCTAAGATGCTATCAGTTTGTGTCaaggtgaaataaaatataaaactgataATAACTAGAACACTTACCATGGAGATTTCCCACCACCATTTTTACCACTGCTTTATCCCCCACAACAAGGAACTAGACTCAATCTAGATGTCTATCAACAGATAACTGGATGATAGAAATGGATGGACTTAGAATGTATCATATTAAGCAAGATCATATAATCCTATCAGGAAAACACCACATGGTAGCCCTCATTATGTGGATATGTGCCTAGTCAATAATATACACATGTGGGTACAGTGTGACAcggggaaaagagaagaaagactaaGTGTAAGAGGATAAGGAAGAACTTCATATTGGATTTTACACTTTcactatcaaatatatttttattaacatatcCACCACCAAACAGACTCTCAGACCTGGTACCACAGGCCTTAATCTTAGCACCCGTGAGATAGAGACAGAagatgaattcaaggccaacctgggctataagACATCtgtttcaaagaagaaacaacaaaacaaaacaacaacaacaaaacaaaacaaaaaaaaaaaaaaaaagaaaagaaagaaaagaaaaaagaagaaattcaataGGAGTATAAAACCCAATGTGGGCTACTCTCTCTGCCTAGGAGACACTGACTTTTGGCTTCTCAGTGGAGTAGGAATGCGTATGCATTATACAATTTAACTCAAAATGTTAGTAGGGCCAACACCGAGAAATCCTATAACAAACTGAGTATTCTAAtcttgggagggaaagagaaagaattaaaaaataaaaggttcaAACCTGTTCACAGAAAGGCTTGAGATTGATCCGGAGGGGGAATGTATAACAGCTAGTATCCTTGTAGCGTTCACATTtcacaaaatcaaaattaaatcgTAGTAATGAAATAGTAAGAAAAGGAGGCAGCTTACGCAATTTGGCAGACTGTAAAAAGAATTGACAAAGTTACATGACAGAATACATAATGCTTTGCTGTGTAAGGTTGTAAAAAGTGACAGataacataattataaatatgtcctgtactggctggttttgggtgtcaacttgacacagctggagttatcacagagaaaggagcttcagttgaggaaatgcctccatgcgatccagctgtaaggcattttctcaattagtgatcaagggggaaaggccccttgtgggtgggaccatctctgggctggtagtcttgggttctataagagagcaggctgagcaagccaggggaagcaagccagtaaagaacatccatccttccatggcctctgcatcagctcctgcttcctgacctgcttgagttccagtcctgacttcctttggtgatgaacagcagtgtggaaatgtaagctgaataaaccctttcctccccaacttgcttcttggtcatgatgtttgtgcaggaatagaaaccctgactgagacatgTCCTTAAATGATTCTGAATTCAATATAAAGCCATTTACTTTATGGAACTAAGAATAGTGTTGTGTGGTTATGCTTACAACAAGACATTTACAAGCCAGTTTTATGCTTTTTGGGTTGTTGTCCTAAATTACTATTTGGTGGGTGTGTCCTAACTGGGAGCTCCCTCTCTGTCCTTGATCATTTCCTGCCTAGCTCTTGGCCTTTcaccttgcttcttgggtctgtaTTTCACTTAGCAAGCACATAGCTCTTATTCAGTGAAAGAGCAGAACTCTGAATGAttcaaaaatgtatgtgtatacacatttttttctggagAAATATTCATATTTGTCATAAGACTATGAACAGGGACTTTTGACTTGCCAGAGTTCAAGATCTAATGCttgagttttatttgttgtttatctgtttctttaagatttatttttatgggctggaggatggctcagtggttaagagtagtgactgcttttccaaaggtcctgagttcaaagcaaccatatgatggctcacacccatctgtaatgagatctgatgcctcttctggggtgtctataGTATacgtatatataataaaacaataaatcttaaaaaaaattttatttgtattttgtgtgtgggtgtattgcctgcatatgtgtctgtgtaccacatacatgcacagtgcacaaggaggccagaagacataGCTGGATACCCTGGGATTGGAGTTTCCAGCAGTTataagccaccctgtgggtgcagGGAGTCTATTCTGGCTgtaatcttaaccactgagccacctcttcagtcccTATCTGTTGTTTCTTAAGTTCAAAAGCAGGTATCTTGTTGCTGTATTAACtccttcatttaaaacaaaacactaattaAGTTGCTTTTTAAGAGTCATTCAGCTCACTGAgttcccttctgcctcagctcagaCCAAGAAGAGATCAGCCCCTCTAATCCTATCTCCCTTGCCTTGACATTcacagggagggagaaagctGCTGATCCCACACATAGAAAGGTAAGCATCCCTGATGCATACTAACAGGCATTCTGAAGAAACCCTGAGGTTCAAACACACTCTTCCATGAAAAGTCACTGTTAGGTTAATAAAGCTTAACTTATTTctgttgtaaaaattaaaattcaggtTATGACACAAATAATTTCTCAATCCTTCATGTTCAAAGCAGTAAAGTGTGTCTTCTTGACTCCACATGTGTGGCTTCAGCAGGCACAGCTTCCTGTCTCCAAGCACTAAGGGATGGAAGGCATGCTTACCTTTGCCGCTTTAACCAGTCGGTCACAGGTTCCACAGTGGTACAAGTTGTCATAGTCAAAAATTTCTTCCTCCACATACATGTTGCAGAGTGCATCTTCTAAACCAGATACATTTTTGACTGCTACTGTCAAATCCAAGAAGTCTTCCTGAAATATAGAAGAATATTATAttaacaaaatatttcacagaggTTTATAACTGAAATATATATTGGGAAtggtcatatttttttctaaaattttgcaTATAAGAAGATATACATGTCATGATTACATATTGTAAACTGTCATCACTAAATTAGTCTTCTTAAATCAAACTATAATTTGGTTTAAAGTACATTAGGAAAatagtttaaaagagaaaagtttaTGAGTTTAGATGTAGATGCAATAAAATCTCATGTTTCCTCAGGAAATACACTGCAGAAATATGTATACCTGAGATTAAGtatctcacacatacatacaaacacaccatatacacaccgTTTATTAACATtgctttaatctttaaaatgataatagCAACCCCAAGGCAGAGTtgaattttctttggtttttcgagacagggtttctctgtgtagccctggctgtcctggaactcactctgtagaccaggctggccttgaactcagaaatctgcctgcctctgcctcctgagtgctgggNttaaaggcatgtgccaccacggctTGGCCAAAATTCTTAAGTAACAGCtaatactttttttattttaaccactGCTTTGTTAATCACTCCATTAGAGCTCAGTCCATCAGAGATACACAGGAAATCTTATTTTCAAACTAGGCTGACTGAGACAGCTTCTAGTAACACACGTAAGAAGGTCCAGATGTACTATTTATTCCCAAcgcttcttttaaaagaaaagaggaggctggagttacagctcACAGTAACACCTTTGCCCAGCATCTGTAAAAGTGTAAGGCCCTGAGCTCAAGCTCGAGGACCCAAAAGAGCAAGCAA
This genomic window from Mus caroli unplaced genomic scaffold, CAROLI_EIJ_v1.1 scaffold_23309_1, whole genome shotgun sequence contains:
- the LOC110287783 gene encoding ubiquitin carboxyl-terminal hydrolase 40-like, with the protein product MRQHDVQELNRILFSALETSLVGTSGHDLIHRLYHGTIVNQIVCKECKNISERQEDFLDLTVAVKNVSGLEDALCNMYVEEEIFDYDNLYHCGTCDRLVKAAKSAKLRKLPPFLTISLLRFNFDFVKCERYKDTSCYTFPLRINLKPFCEQV